The region TACGGCACCGTGGGGGCGTGCATACGGGACGTTGAAAAACAGTTAAAGGGAGTAGAGGTCAAACACTGCCGCTCCTGGTGCAGGAACCCCCTATACGTAAAGTGGGCTCAGGAGATGATAAGGCCCTACCTGAAAGGGCTGAACCCGAACGAGACGGCCCTGCTGTTTTCGGCCCACAGCCTACCCAAGTACTTTGTGGAGGAGAAGAGAGACCCCTACCCGGAAGAGGTAAAGGAGAGTGCACAGCTCATCGCTTCGGCCTTTACCGGTTTCAGGTGGTTTATCTCCTACCAGAGCAAGGTAGGGCCGATAGAGTGGCTCGAGCCGTCTACGGAAGAGACGCTGAGAGAGCTCAAAGAGATGGGGTTCTCGTCGGTTGTCGTTTTCCCGATAAGCTTCGTCTCGGAACACATAGAGACCTTGTACGAACTCGATGTAGAGTATAAAGAGGTTGCGAAAGAGCTGGGGATTGACTACAGGAGAGTTAGGCTGAAACACGACTCTCCGCTCCTTATAGAGGCCCTAAAGGGAGAAGTTGAAAAGCTGAGGGGTGAGTGATGAGAGTGTGCGTTATAGGCGGCGGTGTTTCTGGGCTTTCAACCGCCTTTTACCTAAAAAGGGGCGGGGCCCAGGTGAAGCTCCTCGAGAGGGAAAACTATCCGGGAGGAAAGGCGAGAACTTACTACGAGAAAGGCTACATAGTTGAGTCAGGGCCCAACGGGTTCCTCGACGGCAAGCCCGATACCTTAGAGCTGGTAAAGCTGCTGGGGGCCGAAAAGCTACTCTACAGAAGCTCCGACAAGGCAAGGAAAAGGTTCATCTATAAAAACGGCAGGCTTGTAAGGCTGCCGGAGAACCCGATAGCCTTTCTCTCCTCCTACCTGCTCTCCTGGAAAGGTAAGGTGAGAGTGCTGGGAGAGCTCCTCGTCCCCCCCTCCGAAAAAGAGGACGAAACCCTCGCCGAGTTTGTAAGGCGCAGGCTCGGGAAAGAGGCCCTCGACTACCTGCTCGACCCGATGGTTGCCGGAATATTTGCCGGCGACCCCGAAAGGATGAGCCTAAAGGCGGCCTTTCCCACCATCTACAGGCTGGAGAGGGAGTACGGCGGACTCATCAGGGGGCTCATAGCAAAGGCGAAGGAGGCAAAGAAGAAGGGAGCGAAAAGCTCAGGGCCCGCCGGCCCGGGAGGCGTACTTACCTCTTTCGTTAAGGGGATGAGCCAGTTTACCCAGCTCCTTGCCCAAGAGCTGGGAGAGAGCTTCACCCCCGAAGCCCAAGTAAAAACCTTAGAGAAGAAAAAAGACAAGTGGCTGGTAACCTACACCCTCCGAGGTAAAGAGAAAAGCGAAGAGTTCGACGCCGTGGTCCTCTCCCTACCGGCCTACGCAGCCG is a window of Thermovibrio ammonificans HB-1 DNA encoding:
- the hemH gene encoding ferrochelatase codes for the protein MKEAVLLTYMGAPSNLKEIKPFLYRLFSDRDLINFGVPAFLQKPLAYLIATFRTPKVQPQYQAIGGGSPLVRNSLQQAELLAKATGLKVKCGMLYSEPLLEVVAKEIKEEGYKKIYHITLYPQFSYGTVGACIRDVEKQLKGVEVKHCRSWCRNPLYVKWAQEMIRPYLKGLNPNETALLFSAHSLPKYFVEEKRDPYPEEVKESAQLIASAFTGFRWFISYQSKVGPIEWLEPSTEETLRELKEMGFSSVVVFPISFVSEHIETLYELDVEYKEVAKELGIDYRRVRLKHDSPLLIEALKGEVEKLRGE
- the hemG gene encoding protoporphyrinogen oxidase; the encoded protein is MRVCVIGGGVSGLSTAFYLKRGGAQVKLLERENYPGGKARTYYEKGYIVESGPNGFLDGKPDTLELVKLLGAEKLLYRSSDKARKRFIYKNGRLVRLPENPIAFLSSYLLSWKGKVRVLGELLVPPSEKEDETLAEFVRRRLGKEALDYLLDPMVAGIFAGDPERMSLKAAFPTIYRLEREYGGLIRGLIAKAKEAKKKGAKSSGPAGPGGVLTSFVKGMSQFTQLLAQELGESFTPEAQVKTLEKKKDKWLVTYTLRGKEKSEEFDAVVLSLPAYAAAQVLKETSRELSELLASIEYSPISVVALGFEKRGLGHNLDGFGFLVPKVEGRKILGALWDSSVFPNRAPEGKALIRVMIGGARQPELALKSEEELTEIALKELKRIMKIRHYPEMVKVFRHEKGIPHYTIGHAEKVERIFKLGRELGNLFFCNNAYKGVGINDCTKSARETAEEVLNSLC